In Palaemon carinicauda isolate YSFRI2023 chromosome 1, ASM3689809v2, whole genome shotgun sequence, the genomic stretch tctgacaactacaactccagctgaaaatactacaactacagatctaaccactacaactccagctgaaaatactacaactacagatctaaccactacaactccagctgaaaatactacaactacagatctgacaactacaactccagctgaaaatactacaactacagatctaaccactacaactccagttgaaaatactacaactacagatctaaccactacaactccagctgaaaatactacaactacagatctGACAACTACAACTCCAGttgaaaatactacaactacagatctaaccactacaactccagctgaaaatactacaactacaaATCTGacaactacaactccagctgaaaatactacaactacagatctgacaactacaactccagctgaaaatactacaactacaaTTCTGacaactacaactccagctgaaaatactacaactacagatctgacaactacaactccagctgaaaatactacaactacagatctgacaactacaactccagctgaaaatactacaactacagatctgaccactacaactccagctgaaaatactacaactacagatctgacaactacaactccagctgaaaatactacaactacagatctaaccactacaactccagctgaaaatactacaactacagatctgacaactacaactccagctgaaaatactacaactccagatctgacaactacaactccagctgaaaatactacaactacagatctaaccactacaactccagctgaaaatactacaactacagatctgacaactacaactccagctgaaaatactacaactacaaTTCTGacaactacaactccagctgaaaatactacaactacagatctaaccactacaactccagctgaaaatactacaactacagatctgacaactacaactccagctgaaaatactacaactacagatctaaccactacaactccagctgaaaatactacaactacagatctaaccactacaactccagctgaaaatactacaactacagatctaaccactacaactccagctgaaaatactacaactacagatctgactactacaactccagctgaaaatactacaactacagatctaaccacaacaactccagctgaaaatactacaactacaaATCTGacaactacaactccagctgaaaatactacaactacagatctgacaactacaactccagctgaaaatactacaactacagatctaaccactacaactccagctgaaaatactacaactacaaATCTGacaactacaactccagctgaaaatactacaactacagatctgacaactacaactccagctgaaaatactacaactacaaTTCTGacaactacaactccagctgaaaatactacaactacagatctgacaactacaactccagctgaaaatactacaactacagatctgacaactacaactccagctgaaaatactacaactacagatctaaccactacaactccagctgaaaatactacaactacagatctgacaactacaactccagctgaaaatactacaactacagatctgacaactacaactccagctgaaaatactacaactccagatctgacaactacaactccagctgaaaatactacaactacagatctaaccactacaactccagctgaaaatactacaactacagatctgacaactacaactccagctgaaaatactacaactacaaTTCTGacaactacaactccagctgaaaatactacaactacagatctaaccactacaactccagctcaaaatactacaactccagatctaaccactacaactccagctcaaaatactacaactccagatctaaccactacaactccagctcaaaatactacaactacagatctGACAACGataactccagctgaaaatactacaactacagatctaaccactacaactccagctgaaaatactacaactacagatctgacaactacaactccagctgaaaatactacaactccagatctgacaactacaactccagctgaaaatactacaactacagatctgacaactacaactccagctgaaaatactacaactacaaATCTGacaactacaactccagctgaaaatactacaactccagatctaaccactacaactccagctcaaaatactacaactccagctcaaaatactacaactccagatctaaccactacaactccagctgaaaatactacaactccagctTCAACCACAACAACTCCAGCTTCAACCACAACAACTACAGCTTCAGACTCCATCACCACAACTTCAGTCTCCTCCAATACAACTTTAGCTCCAACTACCACAACTACCACCGCCGTACAAGGTAATTCTTTTTGAATGTTTTAGTGTATGTCAGCCAATCTCACCATTCTTTACCCATATTTCCAATATTCTCAGCTCTGTTTAAAAAATCACGAACTGTTCTTGACCAAAAATGTTCTTTCCACTCcagaaaatatatctttcatattgtCTTCTGAGTGGATGGGCGTAATTTGTAAAgatttctccattttttttcttcactctCTCTACCTTCCATTAATGAGAATTGCAGAAGCTTCTTAAATCAATAAGTCTATAAAAGTTTTCAGATATGTTTGCTTTTTGGGGGAGAATATAATGAATGACACTAGCCATTACTATACTAAGTAGAATCCTTATCATGTTATCTTCCCCTTgggttttaggttaactttaaaattGCTACTGATATTCAATTAGATATTTtcaagtttatcacaagtttctcttTTCCAAATTTTCTGCTTCTTGCTTTACTTCTCTCAGTATTCTTGCTTCTAGATATTCAGTGTGATTACACTACATTCTCTAGGATGACGTAGGAGACTCAACATTCCCCTCTTTCAATTATGCTTCCCTTACTGAAATAGAGTATCTATCACTATTTGTTCTGAAATAGAGTATATATCACTATATGTAACAGCAGAATAATTTGTGACAAATTTAGTTTTATTACTGGATGTTTGGTGTTGAACTTGATGAGGTCTTCGCTTCTTCCTTAGGAATGTCTACTAACTGTGAATGACAATTAGTAATTGGTAATTCCCGGTGTCTGCTTTGTTTCACCTAAGCTTTCTAGTAAACCTTTGAATGAATCATCTCTTTACTAACCCCATTCCTAAAAATCAAAATGTTCCAAATTTCTTACCATATCCAAATCATCATCCACTATCAATCCTGCATAAGACTATGTCTCTTCCTTCAGCTAACAACGCTTAATTCTTGCAATTAATATCTAAATAGGGACCCCATGccgtatatataatgtttgttgtCTTCAAATGACTATTCCTGGTCTATATCATATCTCTATAACATCAACTTTGGGGGTGTTGAAATAACTATCCCTTTTTCATGATGtcataaaaatcaaataaacagATTTTATTGGGATTTTGGTATCGAATTATCTATTTCTTATTATTACCTCTGTAGATAAAGAATCTCCTGCATTTTAGTCATTAGATATTAAAGTGCCCCTTTAATTTCAAAGGATTCTATTCACGTCTCAGTTCCTTAATGCTATGTACATCAGGAGGTTCATCGCTATTCATGAAAGTGATTAATAAAAGGAGCTATTCTCCATTGATGACAtaagataaaatattcttagaTATGACAATAATATTAGGTAAACCAATGGAGTGGAAGTTAAATCAGACAAATGCAACTGAGAAACACCTTCATCATAAACACTACTATTTCTTTCAGGTTGTCCTCCAAATCCAAATGAGAATCCAGAAGGAACTGTAATTTCTTCAGGCATGGAAGGTTTCTGTTTGGTGTGTACTGAAGGCAGCTGGAATTCTGGTGAGTTATCCGCAATTCAATCTAATTCCTTCTAAATCAAGTATTACTTTGTTATGTTgacaaaatttacataaaaaaaaaatacttcctattAATCTACAGTATCTGATGTTGAGTAAATTCGATGATTTTATAATCTCAAAATAAGGAACACAAGACCCTGAACATAGAATATAAGTTTTAGAGTGCCCTTCACTGATTCCAATATACTAAAATAAGATAAAGGAATGATATATAAGTTACAGTAAAAACTACATTAATGGATTTGTTTTAAATTCTACTTAGGTTGCCTTTAATTTCAGTTGAGTCGTAGACGGAAATTTCTGTCAGTTAAACAGTTCAGATACATTTGATAGCACTAATGATGAAAAACTTAACTCCCTTAAGTTTCGCTATCGACGAAATTTAAATGGAAATTCAATTTAAACAAGACAATTTAATAGAACGTTCACCGGACATGGTAAcgcttcataaaaaaaagaaaaaataatcttgtaatagaCAAATATATCATTCCCTGATTGAGTTGTCGATAGTTCAGAAGACAAGAGTTGATGaccttactatagtcaattctttttagtgaggcagatttgcaccgactcgcaggggtgcccttttagctcagaaaagtttcctgatcactgattggttggacaagataattctaaccaatcagatagcaggaaacttttccgagctaaaagagaaccgctgcgagtcagtgcaaatgcgcctcattaaaaaaaaatgagtatagtaataGTGAGGTTCCGTGTGTGCCCTATTACACACGGGCTCCCCTATTCATGAACTGGTCAtgattgtataaaagtgttgagcctgcTATTCCCTTGTATGAGAATCTGATCAACATGATTGCCAGGTATATTCCTTCTCGCGTGTTAAAATGCCTAGTGAAAGACAACCCCTGAATCAATAATGATTGTATAtgcatgcttatttggagaaacagggggggggggtgttatagtctttgggaaaaaaaaactattagatttCTCTTGAAATAATAAACTGAGTTAAAAGCTGTTGCTCAGAAAGTTTACGCTTCCACTGAATAGGAATACAATTTCACCATCagagaaatcctttctggtacaacacaggaataTAAATGGTTAGCTACCATTAAATctgctcctttacttaaaccagattgttctgtcactcactgtccacaggaaaaggcaaccattttagcTGCTGCGTTTGACAGCAAACAGAATAATgagaacttgatcttcctcattcctgatttCTAGAGGCTAAACTTACTAGGTTAGCTTCTTAGTCCCAAGAAATTAAAATTCTTCTGATAGACATAGATGCTTACAGAGGTGAAGACCTAAATTGTATATTTCCTTCAATTTTTATAAGGACTGCTTATTTCTTAGCTCATAAGTTGTCTGCTATCTTTTTACAAGTCAGcaaaaagaggttctttttgcactggTTTGAAGATTAAAAAATATTCCTTCAAAAGTTAaacatgtttgtggtagctcaagccctgCCGAATATTGCCAAATTTCGAAAAATCCCATACTATGCAAACTTTTCGAAGGTTTTCTGGCAATACTTctgaataggtatgctgaaggaaaTGCTCTGCAGTTTGGTTTTTGCATGGGCTTTGGAACATATGATACccctcttacaatttccaatactgTTCAAAAATCCCTTGAATGTGATTAGTAAGCAAATACTCGGAGAAAACTGAGACCTTACCAAAACCTTTCACTCACATAGAAAGAAGACAAATAAAACTTGCTTTCCCAAGTCTACTGCTAATCGATCTTAATTCTCAGCAGAATGATGCCATTATATATTGATAAGGCTACCGGCAGGATTTGATTACACTTCACTATAATTTCATTCATCTATAATACAAAATTCATTAATGAAATTATCAATTATTAGTAATCCATTCTTGCCATTTCCCACAAGAACTATAGTTGCCGTAATCTATCCAGGCGAAATAGGCCACGCCCACTTGATGGCGTCAAGGTATGCTTCCACCACTCATGAAAGTTTCTGCGAAGCACAAGCAAGACTTATGTTGTTCAACAAAAATTCCAGTATATTTTGGCTACTTTTCACCATTCCCAAGGGGCTATACTACCATTCTAATTTATATGTGAACAAAATAGATGGAAGCACTCGATTGAAACATGAACAAAATACTATAATTAAATAGGCAGAGCCTTCTGAAACTAGCCTACACTGCACTAACCTAAAGCTTACCGAAAAAAGGGTCTACAACTTAGGCTGTCCTAAAAAGTCATATGAAACACAGTAGAAAGTGATAAAACACAAAAGGTAAAGCAGTATTAAAACACTTTAACCTAAAGTCCCATGTAGTCAAGAGAGAATAAGCAGTAAATGAGTTATATACCAAGTTAATGACGTTACTAAATCAAAAAACTTATTAAGATGGTCCAGGCTTACACGAGGCTAACAAACTATATGAAAGTGTGATAAAATTCGTAAAAAGAGGAGAGGTGATAAAATATTGAAACTAAACATTTATCAAACatgaaaaattggaaaaatgcaCTGGCGTCATACACCAAAAGAAGGAAACAAGTCTAGCCTACACAAGCCTAAAACTTATCATAAAAGATTGATGAATTATGCCAGGCTAATAATTATATGAAAACCTTGTTAGTACTCAAAAAAAGAAGTAAAGAGAAAACAATCTTTTTAAAATTCAGATACCTTCCACACTGTCATTAAAATAAACTAGAATGGCAGCATATACCCACTAGCAAGATGAAAACAACTGCTCCTTTGCTTATGGGTAAAGTTGATATATGATACCAAGTGCTATGGGAGCATAATGACCACGAAGATCTGCATAAAGGACTGTAAGAGATGTAAAGATACATAAAAGAAGTGGCAAAAGGATTAGCATGAATGAAAGGATTAATTGGTGTATCCTCAGACggtttggtcatgtagaaagaCTGAAAAGATAGATTggggaaaatatataatttgataggATGGCAGAAGGGGGAACACTGGAAAACACTAGATGAATAATAGGTGCTGGAAAGGACGAACCTTAATATCCAGCAAATGCAGTAGTGCGTGTGAGATTAGAAGAATAGTGCGTTCTGTGTTGTTAGGCTGACTCGCTATAAGGACCCTTCAGTGAAGATATAAGCAGCAGCTCTTGTTTTGGGAGTTTTCTGCACAAGGAGCCAACTAAGGACTCAGAAGGTAAAATTAAATCCATTATGGATGAAATTTTATGCATCTTTATTTTCCCTGACCTTGAATTACTTTTAATTTTCCTGTTGATTTTTCCAGTTGAAGGATGCGAGGAAAATAACCAATGTTATTCTTATGGCCAAACTAGCGGAACCTTACGCTGTACTCGCTTCGGGTGGCAGCAAGACAGTAAGTATCGTTGgttactttttaaatatttataaaacctACGAAATAACTCATCTGTTTAACATCTATATTCTTTTACAGGACCCTTAATTATTTCAGAAACTCGTGCAATTACATTCGTATGCAGGTATAGTACTgcatattgttttaaattttaattCGCCATTTCCCCTACATTCACTGGCACGTTTGGGAAAGTGTTTTAATGTTAACGAAATTATTTAGAATAACTTGAATTAGAACATAATCGATTTTGTATATGGATGAGAACATTATATAAggatgacccgtgcagacggataatgagacgtcggcatatgggttttcttcatttattacaaaaggttcgttcgtaagtacactatacacaactaccctctcaggtgagggacttatcaactcgagtgctcaccggcaattaactactgccttcgttatcaaaatgtagccattgcaaaacatgcagacacataggtttttgtggaatactcatcaATATAGAGTTAATTTATCTTGAtgtacaagacatctacatgcATGAATTAGGACAAGGATataattctaatgattttttttttttttaaagtttgactATATACCTCTATGGATTCTTCATgatactgtaatttttgtgaaaatgaggaggaagatttgatacatttgttgttttgccaggaatatagataAGAAAGGAacgaagtaattgagctacaacaaccatacgaggaagatctaaagaaaatagtaggattatttctatttagtgaaacaaatatagaaaagaaaagaaaaaaaaagtatcaaacctgatgtggaggaaacaacaaaacagtataagaagatgAACTTTGGAGGccccgttgcaaaggctatgcctcaccccagaacctgaacctgatatatttttgttttgatgaAAACTGTTATATCAATAACGTTCCACATTTGATTCATGTGGATTAAAACTAAGTATGAAACCCAAAGATCTCTTAAATATTTTACACTGGCGACCTCAATTAGGAAGAATGTGTTTTAAAACAGTAACTGCTCAGCACATTCTTtgtttgttattgctattattattacttgctaagccacagccctacttggaaaagcaggatgctataagcccagcggctccaacagggaaaatagcccagtgaggaaaggaagcaagggaaaaaatatttaaaaagcagtaacaacattaaaataaatatttcctaaataaactataaatactttaacaaaacaagaggaagaaaattagatagaatactgtacccgagtgtaccctcaagcaagagaactctaacccaagacagtggaagaccatggtaaagaggctatgacactacccaagactagagaacaatggtttgattttggagtggccttctcctagatgagctgtttaccatagctaaagagtctcttctatccttaaaaagaggaaagtagccactgaacaattacagtgcagtaaccccttgggtgaagaagaattgtttgataatcactgtgttgtcagttgtatgaggacagaggagaatacgtaaagaataggccagaccattcgctGTATGAGTAGGGAAAGAACTGTTTATGATCTCAATAAATTTGCTAACTGGATGATCTTCCCATTGTTTGTCGGCGATTACAAAACTCATTGTATCTAAGAGAGTCCAACGTCTGTATGCTTCAAATGGACTCTTCATATATGAGACAAAAAGTGGAATTACCAAAAGAATTAACGTAAATAGAAGCAGTATATAAATTATCAGCTATTATTAAAGCCATTGCCTCAAAGAGGCGTATATATGTGATTTACTTCAACTCGATCCATGTGAGGAAAAAATTGTAAAATCAACAAATACAGTTAAAAACCATTTGTATAAATAGAAGTAGTATAAATTAAGGTGACTTATAAAGAGGTTGATATAAGGGATTTTTCTTTAGCATATTGTTCAGTTAGTGACCCAATATAAATTGCTTCTCGTCCCCATTTCGATTCTTTCTTTCAACTTTTGATCTACCTCTTGTAAGACTAGTACATCTAAGAGTTTAAGTGACTTTTTTTCTAACCTtatcaaaacttaataatttcGAATAGCTTTGATGCTCCACTTTAGGTATCCCAGTTTTCTTTGTAAGGAGGAAATTTGATCTTTAACTGAGGAAGGacacttgaaaagaaaaaatccttacttacttacttttactttgatggctgcttttccggtctcctacagcaggagaaccctactctctacaggacctccgctatcgttttaccttgttccttcagagtatttatcgtttcagatcacgtattgtttacaAAGGATCTTCTTCTGTTTTTCTATTTGgccgtaaattttatttctatatattcaaagcttgttacactaattcttttcaacgttttgagatttgagtaacttttatgaataaagagtccgacacccccaccagacctaccttctctcggtatgtgaaagaaggcatgtgtggggggcgtcatttcagtgatctttgccttgtccaagttatttaaccatgtttcagataatgctagtatatccaaATATCTttcgtttatcaattcttgaatttgaacagtcttattacctataaTGGTTTCGACGAATTTCAGCCAGCTTTCTGTCATCTTTCGTTTTACATTTTTGCTAATAAACACTTTCGTCATGTCAATAAAAACTTTTATTAGTCAGAAAGCAATCACCGTTGGTGATTTAAAATGCGAGGGAGACTAAAACTAGTTGAAAATTAAAGCCATTTTGACGAAATATTTAATTGAACCGATGCAATGAAAACCACATCCTGGTCTTCCAAAACTTATTGTCCAATGTCCAAacgcccgttgacatactaccgctagagcgttattgcatcctttgactggtcagacagtactacattggatccatctctctggttacggcacatgttttctttgcctacacatacatcgattaCCCTGGACTACTCTTTACGcttctctgtcctaatacacctgataacactgagaatacataattcttcttagctcaaggggttaactactgcactgtaattgttcagtggttactttcctcttggtaagggtagaagagactcttttgctatggtaagcagctcttctaggagaaggacactccaaaatcaaaccattgttctctagtcttgggtagtgccatagcctatgtagcatggtcttccactgtcttggggtagaattctcttccttgagggtacacttgggcatgctgttctagaTTGTTTCGAttccttttgtttttaagttttatagtttatgtacgaaaGATCGAATTTGATACTGTTGCTGTTTTAAAtgatcttattctaattgttcattacttctcttgcagattATTTGTTTCCTAGTtcccttttcatcactgggctattttttcctgttggaatcctAGGACTTATAGCCTACTTCTTTACCAGCTAGGTtgcatcttagcaagtaataataataataataacaataacaataacaacaacaacaataataataacaataataacaataataataataataatcctcatctcctcctacgactattgacgcaaagggactcggctagatttcaccagtcgtcctcatcttgagattttaattcaatacttctccattcatcatcatgtaCTTCGCGCTCCATGGACCTCAGCAAAGTGGAGCCCAGCAGAACgtctggtgaaccaatctctcttggggagtgcgaagagcatgcccaatccatcgccatctacccctcatcatgatctcacccacatatggcactcgagtaatctctcttatattttcatttctaacctATTTTCGTTCTTTTTAGCTTTGCACAGTTTCTCATGTTTGATGTTTATTTGCCTCCTTCACAGGGAGACTCTGGCTCATTCTAGCTTTCAAGAAGGCGCTTGAAACGTTCAATAGACTAATCAGTCTTATGAGGCAGAGATATAGCGAAGTTGGTCGAAGACGGCGAGCCACGTATACCATAACTGAACAAAACAACGCAACAATAACCATCTCCCCTTACTGCGGAGTGAACGACTCCCTGACAGACACTCCAATCAACCTCGCCTATATCCTAGCGAACTACACCATGTCTCTGGATTACAACAGCGATCCCGGAGAGGTCGAATGTATGGCCTTCTTGCTCACCGACTTCGTGGGGTTGATAGAGCGTGGGGCAGCCAACATTGACATTAGCCAAATTCCGTCACTATTGGATGTCCTTGAACCTGCTGCCGACTGGTTATTCGTACTCATATTTGGAGAGAACTTGACATCAACaagtaaggaatttttttttttttttttttttttttttttttgtagtattgaAGTTTGCTGAAACTATTAATAACGAAATGTCGTACTAATGGAGGAGATTAATTCCACATAGATAACGGTACTATTAATGaagacataaaataaataaaaccataGCTTCAATGCCTACTGAAAAAAAGCGTTGTTTCAtaattcaatctattttttttccaatacagTTGTTACGTATTACTATTCCACAAATATGAAAAATCAAGGCATCAACCTACCACTATCCCatggtcactctctctctctctctctctctctctctctctctctctctctctctctctctacacaatgcCTGTGGTTAGAATGCCCATTCTCGTAATCTGTATCTTTCTGATGTCTTAGCAAGAAATCTAGTCTACCAAAGGTTCATACTATTTAATATTACTTACTTGAGGGTATGACCCAACCCCAGTCGTACAATCATGATACTTATGGATCCATAATGTTTTCTACATTCTGGCCTGTTCTCTAAATCCTTTGAAACTGcccaattaaaagaaactattgtatAAGAACAtgataattaggaaaaaaatatgatatttaatcATTTTCTTTTCAGCGACGACAACGCAAACTTCAACGACGACCCCAGTTCCAACAACAACCACCCCAGTTCCAACAACAAGTACCCCAGCTCCAACAACAACCACCCCAGTTCCAATACCAACCACCCCAGTTCCAACAACAAGTACCCCAGCTCCAACAACAACCACCCCAGTTCCAACAACAAGTACCCCAGCTCCAACAAGTACCCCAGCTCCAACAACAACCACCCCAGTTCCAACAACAAGTACCCCAGCTCCAACAACAACCACCCCAGTTTCAACAACAACTACCCCAGCTCCAACAACAACCACCCCAGCTCCAACAACAACCACCCCAGCTCCAACAACAACCACCCCAGTTCCAACAACAAGTACCCCAGCTCCAACAACAACCACCCCAGCTCCAACAACAAGTACCCCAGCTCCAACAACAACCACCCCAGTTCCAACAACAAGTACCCCAGCTCCAACAACAAGTACCCCAGCTCCAACAACAACCACCCCAGTTCCAACAACAAGTACCCCAGCTCCAACAGCAACCACCCCAGTTCTATTACCAACCACCCCAGCTCCAATAACAACCACCCCAGTTCCAACAACAAGTACCCCAGCTCCAACACCAACAGTGATAACTCCACCACCTGAggtacaattttctttttcttgtgcaaatatattttgaaattacaaTCTAGTCATGAGGACCTACATCCGAGCAAAATATGCTATAATTTCTTTGGGCGAGGTCGAATGAACAAAATATGCTATCATTTCTTTGGGAGAGGTCGAATGAACAAAATATGCTATCATTTCTTTGGGAGAGGTCGAATGAACCAAATATGCTATCATTTCTTTGGGAGAGGTCGAATGAACAAAATATGCTATCATTTCTTTGGGAGAGGTCGAATGAACAAAATATGCTATCATTTCTTTGGGAGAGGTCGATTGAACAAAAT encodes the following:
- the LOC137645007 gene encoding uncharacterized protein, with amino-acid sequence MRQRYSEVGRRRRATYTITEQNNATITISPYCGVNDSLTDTPINLAYILANYTMSLDYNSDPGEVECMAFLLTDFVGLIERGAANIDISQIPSLLDVLEPAADWLFVLIFGENLTSTTTTTQTSTTTPVPTTTTPVPTTSTPAPTTTTPVPIPTTPVPTTSTPAPTTTTPVPTTSTPAPTSTPAPTTTTPVPTTSTPAPTTTTPVSTTTTPAPTTTTPAPTTTTPAPTTTTPVPTTSTPAPTTTTPAPTTSTPAPTTTTPVPTTSTPAPTTSTPAPTTTTPVPTTSTPAPTATTPVLLPTTPAPITTTPVPTTSTPAPTPTVITPPPEPIRPKRRRKPLLIRILQKMIMP